A single genomic interval of Zunongwangia sp. HGR-M22 harbors:
- a CDS encoding class I SAM-dependent methyltransferase: MKDNFSDQSQNYATFRPKYPDAVFTEIMNHANAKSKAWDCATGNGQVAEELSKLFKFVEATDISENQIQQAPNLSNINYSIQPAENVNFPDNYFDLITVAQAIHWFDFNKFYAEVKRTLKSNGIIAILGYSLFRSNSKTNEIMDHFYYQIIGPYWDEERKYLDESYNTIPFPFDEIKTSKIIFREEWSFDRLIGYIKTWSAVKHFIAKNGFDPVDDIYEDLRLSFGTSNTIEFPILFKIGKLF; the protein is encoded by the coding sequence ATGAAAGATAACTTTTCAGATCAGTCTCAAAACTACGCCACTTTTCGTCCCAAGTATCCAGATGCGGTTTTTACAGAAATAATGAATCATGCAAATGCTAAATCAAAAGCATGGGATTGTGCTACTGGTAATGGGCAGGTAGCAGAAGAACTTTCTAAGCTATTTAAATTTGTTGAAGCCACTGATATCAGCGAAAATCAAATACAACAAGCACCTAACTTATCCAATATCAATTATAGTATTCAACCAGCTGAAAATGTAAATTTTCCTGATAATTATTTTGATTTAATTACAGTGGCTCAAGCAATTCATTGGTTTGATTTCAATAAATTTTATGCTGAAGTTAAGCGAACTTTAAAAAGTAACGGAATTATAGCAATTTTGGGTTATAGTCTCTTCCGTAGTAATTCAAAAACAAATGAGATAATGGATCATTTTTATTACCAAATCATCGGTCCATATTGGGACGAAGAGCGCAAATATTTAGATGAAAGCTATAACACAATACCATTTCCGTTTGACGAAATAAAAACATCAAAAATCATTTTTAGAGAAGAATGGAGTTTTGATAGGCTTATTGGATACATAAAAACATGGTCTGCTGTTAAACATTTTATAGCGAAAAATGGATTTGATCCTGTAGATGATATTTATGAAGATCTTAGACTGAGCTTTGGAACATCAAATACGATAGAATTCCCAATTTTATTTAAAATTGGTAAACTTTTCTAA
- the ychF gene encoding redox-regulated ATPase YchF has product MKAGIVGLPNVGKSTLFNCLSNAKAQSANFPFCTIEPNVGVVNVPDPRIQRLEELVNPERVQPATVEIVDIAGLVKGASKGEGLGNQFLANIRETDAILHVLRCFDNDNIVHVDGSIDPIRDKETIDMELQLKDLDTVEKKLDKVKRAAKTGNKEAQKEETALLKAKEGLEAGKSIRAVDFTEDEHKEFIKPLQFITDKPVMYVCNVNEEAAVNGNSHVDRVREAVKEENAEVLVLAVGTEADITELDDYEERQMFLQDIGLEEPGSAKLIRGAYSLLNLQTYFTAGVKEVRAWTIPIGSTAPQAAGVIHTDFEKGFIRAEVISYNDFSELGSEAKVKEAGKMRVEGKEYIVQDGDVMHFRFNV; this is encoded by the coding sequence ATGAAAGCCGGAATTGTAGGATTACCAAACGTAGGAAAATCGACTCTATTTAATTGTCTTTCCAATGCCAAAGCGCAAAGTGCAAACTTTCCTTTTTGTACGATCGAACCTAACGTAGGAGTAGTTAATGTTCCAGATCCTCGTATCCAGCGATTAGAAGAATTGGTGAATCCAGAAAGAGTACAGCCGGCAACAGTAGAGATTGTAGATATTGCTGGTCTTGTTAAGGGCGCTAGTAAGGGAGAAGGTCTTGGAAATCAATTTTTGGCTAATATTCGTGAAACCGATGCTATTCTTCATGTATTAAGATGTTTTGATAACGATAATATTGTACATGTTGATGGTTCTATAGATCCTATTCGGGATAAAGAAACTATCGATATGGAGCTTCAACTTAAAGATTTAGATACGGTAGAAAAAAAGTTGGACAAAGTAAAACGCGCGGCTAAAACTGGTAATAAGGAAGCGCAAAAAGAAGAAACTGCATTACTAAAAGCAAAAGAAGGTTTAGAAGCAGGAAAATCGATTAGAGCGGTAGATTTTACTGAAGATGAGCATAAGGAGTTTATCAAACCTTTGCAATTTATTACCGATAAGCCGGTAATGTATGTTTGTAATGTGAATGAAGAAGCTGCGGTAAATGGGAACAGCCATGTAGATCGAGTTCGTGAAGCCGTAAAAGAAGAAAACGCTGAGGTTTTAGTGCTTGCCGTGGGAACTGAAGCTGATATTACGGAACTTGATGATTATGAAGAGCGCCAGATGTTTCTTCAGGATATTGGATTAGAAGAACCAGGATCTGCCAAACTTATTCGTGGTGCGTACAGTCTTTTAAATTTGCAGACTTATTTTACAGCCGGAGTTAAAGAGGTTAGAGCGTGGACTATTCCTATTGGTTCAACTGCACCACAAGCTGCGGGAGTTATTCATACCGATTTTGAGAAAGGCTTTATTCGTGCTGAGGTAATTTCTTATAATGACTTTTCAGAATTAGGATCTGAAGCTAAAGTTAAAGAAGCGGGCAAAATGCGAGTTGAAGGTAAAGAATATATTGTACAGGATGGGGATGTAATGCATTTTAGATTCAACGTGTAA
- a CDS encoding glycoside hydrolase family 43 protein — translation MKKLIFLLLIFCYISINGQNNNPVFQGWYADPEGIVFDNRYWIYPTFSAPYDEQVFFDAFSSPDLVNWTKHEKVIDTATIKWAKRAVWAPSIIKKENKYYLFFGANDIQSNEELGGIGVAIADSPEGPYKDHLGKPLIGKFYNGAQPIDQFCFRDKNGQYYLYYGGWGHCNVAKLNDDFTGFVPFKDGTIFKEVTPEGYVEGPFMFIKDGKYYFMWSEGGWTGPDYSVAYAIADSPLGPFNRIDKILQQDKDIATGAGHHSVIKHPKDDDYYIVYHRRPLTETDGNSRETCIDVMEFDSNGHIKPVKITNKGIAAHPLK, via the coding sequence ATGAAAAAACTAATATTTCTACTGTTGATATTTTGCTATATAAGCATAAATGGTCAGAATAATAATCCAGTATTCCAAGGTTGGTACGCCGATCCTGAAGGAATAGTTTTTGATAATCGATATTGGATCTATCCAACATTTTCAGCTCCGTATGATGAGCAAGTTTTTTTCGATGCTTTTTCTTCTCCAGATCTTGTAAATTGGACAAAGCACGAAAAAGTGATCGATACGGCAACAATAAAATGGGCAAAACGTGCAGTTTGGGCACCATCAATTATCAAAAAAGAAAATAAGTACTATTTATTCTTTGGCGCAAACGACATACAAAGCAATGAAGAGTTAGGCGGAATTGGTGTTGCAATTGCAGATTCTCCAGAAGGGCCTTATAAAGATCATTTAGGCAAACCGCTTATCGGTAAATTCTATAATGGCGCGCAACCTATAGATCAATTTTGTTTTAGAGATAAAAATGGCCAGTATTACCTTTATTACGGTGGTTGGGGACATTGTAATGTTGCGAAATTAAATGACGACTTTACAGGTTTTGTTCCTTTTAAAGATGGTACCATTTTTAAAGAAGTTACACCTGAAGGTTATGTTGAAGGTCCTTTTATGTTCATTAAAGATGGAAAATACTATTTTATGTGGTCTGAAGGTGGCTGGACAGGTCCAGATTATTCAGTGGCATACGCAATTGCAGATTCACCGCTAGGGCCTTTTAATAGAATAGATAAGATACTTCAGCAGGATAAAGATATTGCTACCGGTGCCGGGCATCATTCAGTAATAAAACATCCCAAAGATGACGATTATTATATAGTTTACCATCGTAGACCGCTTACAGAAACCGATGGAAATTCTAGAGAAACCTGTATCGATGTGATGGAATTTGACAGCAACGGACATATAAAACCGGTAAAAATAACCAATAAAGGTATTGCGGCACATCCTTTAAAATAA
- a CDS encoding GH92 family glycosyl hydrolase, translating into MIISSFQNKSKFKKGIRLLGIGILLSSLSLYTSCKDAEAEENSVSASKINDTKDFAQYVDPMIGTAKMGHTYPGATVPFGSVQLSPDTDTIPYAVDGHYNPDVYKYCAGYQYEDRTIVGFSHTHFSGTGHSDLGDFLIMPTTGYLQLNPGTATNPESGYRSRFSHDKENAEAGYYSVMLDDYNIKAEMTATSRVGMHQYSFPEGKDAHIIFDLMHGIYNYDDKNVWTFVRVENDTLVTGYRQTNGWARTRRVYFAMSFSEPIKDYGRTRYDKQPYNGFWGKFDQSKNFPEIAGEKIRMFFNFDLKPQEKLKVKMAISPVSSEGALNNMKEETPHWDFDQVKKEARAKWNRELNKVQLSSKDKDELTNFYTAMYHAFLGPTQYMDTDGKYMGLDMNVHQAEGFTNYTSFSLWDTYRALHPLFNILQPKRNADMAESMMAHYDQSVHSMLPVWSHYANENWCMIGYHSASVLADAIVKGNADFDQEHALQAMVNTAKTRYYDGLGYYIDMGYVPEDKNGASVSKTLEYAYDDWAIAQAAKKLGKTEIYEEFIKRAENYKNVYDSKTGFMRPKLIDGTFKKDFDELNTHGQGFIEGNSWNYSLYVPHAPTEMIEMMGGKEPFSKHLDSLFTMELPDKYFENTEDISREGIIGNYVHGNEPSHHVAYLYNWTNTPWKSQDKIRMILDMKYQTGADGLSGNDDFGQMSAWYIFSSLGFYPVAPGSVDYALGSPAIKDAKLNLDNGNIFRVIAENQSDKNVYVEKVELNGKELSKPFISHEDVMNGGELKFYMSNHPNKDLFIN; encoded by the coding sequence ATGATTATAAGCTCATTTCAAAATAAATCCAAGTTTAAAAAAGGAATCCGACTTTTAGGCATCGGAATTTTACTTAGCTCTTTAAGTTTATATACTTCCTGCAAAGATGCTGAAGCCGAAGAAAATTCGGTTTCAGCATCAAAAATAAACGATACTAAAGATTTTGCGCAGTATGTAGATCCGATGATTGGTACTGCAAAAATGGGACACACCTACCCTGGTGCAACCGTTCCTTTTGGGAGCGTACAATTAAGTCCAGATACAGATACTATTCCTTACGCTGTAGATGGTCATTACAATCCAGATGTTTATAAATATTGCGCAGGCTATCAATATGAAGATAGAACCATTGTTGGTTTTAGCCATACGCACTTTAGTGGCACAGGACATTCAGATCTTGGAGATTTTTTGATTATGCCTACCACAGGATATCTTCAATTAAATCCTGGTACTGCTACGAATCCTGAAAGTGGATATCGTTCCAGATTTTCTCACGACAAGGAAAATGCAGAAGCTGGTTATTACAGTGTGATGTTGGACGATTATAATATTAAAGCTGAAATGACAGCTACATCGCGCGTAGGAATGCATCAATATTCTTTTCCTGAAGGGAAAGATGCACATATTATTTTCGATCTAATGCATGGTATTTATAACTATGATGACAAAAACGTATGGACATTTGTACGTGTAGAAAATGATACGTTAGTTACTGGTTATCGCCAAACTAATGGTTGGGCAAGAACACGCCGAGTTTACTTTGCCATGTCTTTTAGTGAACCAATCAAGGATTATGGTAGAACTCGTTATGATAAACAACCTTACAATGGTTTTTGGGGAAAATTCGATCAGTCTAAAAACTTTCCTGAGATCGCCGGAGAGAAAATTAGAATGTTTTTTAATTTCGATCTAAAACCTCAGGAAAAATTAAAAGTCAAAATGGCTATTTCTCCGGTAAGTTCGGAAGGTGCTTTAAATAACATGAAAGAAGAAACTCCGCATTGGGATTTCGATCAGGTTAAAAAAGAAGCAAGAGCCAAATGGAATCGTGAGCTTAATAAAGTTCAGTTATCATCTAAAGATAAAGATGAATTGACTAACTTTTACACTGCCATGTATCATGCCTTTTTAGGACCTACACAATATATGGATACCGATGGTAAGTATATGGGCTTGGATATGAATGTTCATCAAGCCGAAGGATTTACCAATTATACCAGCTTTTCGCTTTGGGATACTTATAGAGCATTACATCCACTATTCAATATATTACAGCCAAAACGAAATGCTGATATGGCCGAATCGATGATGGCCCACTATGACCAAAGCGTACATTCTATGCTACCAGTTTGGTCGCATTATGCCAACGAAAACTGGTGTATGATCGGGTATCATAGCGCATCTGTTTTAGCTGATGCCATTGTAAAAGGTAATGCAGATTTCGATCAGGAACATGCTTTACAAGCTATGGTGAACACCGCCAAAACAAGATACTACGATGGTTTAGGCTACTATATTGACATGGGTTATGTACCTGAAGATAAAAATGGTGCGTCAGTATCTAAAACTTTAGAATACGCCTACGATGATTGGGCAATTGCCCAGGCAGCTAAAAAACTTGGTAAAACAGAGATCTACGAAGAGTTTATTAAAAGAGCTGAGAATTATAAAAATGTTTATGATTCAAAAACCGGCTTTATGCGTCCTAAATTAATTGATGGTACTTTTAAAAAGGATTTTGATGAATTAAATACTCACGGACAAGGGTTTATTGAAGGAAATAGCTGGAACTACAGTTTATACGTTCCTCACGCTCCCACTGAAATGATCGAGATGATGGGCGGAAAAGAGCCATTTTCGAAGCATTTGGATTCACTTTTCACTATGGAACTTCCTGATAAATATTTCGAAAATACTGAAGATATTTCCCGTGAAGGGATTATTGGTAATTACGTACACGGCAACGAGCCTTCACATCACGTTGCTTATCTTTATAACTGGACTAATACTCCGTGGAAATCTCAGGATAAAATTCGAATGATTTTAGATATGAAATATCAAACAGGAGCCGACGGTCTTAGCGGTAATGACGATTTCGGACAAATGAGTGCCTGGTATATTTTTAGTAGCCTTGGCTTCTACCCTGTTGCTCCGGGATCTGTGGATTATGCTTTAGGAAGTCCTGCTATTAAAGATGCAAAATTAAATCTTGATAATGGTAATATTTTCAGAGTTATTGCTGAAAACCAAAGTGATAAAAATGTTTATGTGGAAAAAGTAGAACTGAATGGCAAAGAATTATCCAAACCATTTATTTCTCACGAAGATGTAATGAATGGCGGTGAACTTAAATTTTACATGAGCAACCATCCAAATAAAGACTTATTTATAAATTAA
- a CDS encoding GH92 family glycosyl hydrolase — protein MKKKFLKVLAFFAVFNYADAQNHLIESVENPVDFVNPLMGTDSKPELSNGNTYPAVAVPWGMNLWTPQTGKMGNGWAYTYDADKIRGFKQTHQPSPWMNDYGQFSLMPVTGGLKFNQEDRASWFSHKAEVSTPYYYKVYLADHDVTVELTPTERAAQFKITFPKSDSSYVVIDPFDKGSYVKVIPEENKIIGYTTKYSRGKLTNFKNYFVIQFDKPFIDVNTWEGNKLAKGQAEMETDHAGAIVGFDTKDGAVVNAKVASSFISFEQAQLNLDREIASDDFETTKQNARDLWNEKLGRLEVSGGTIDQVRTFYSCLYRTLFFPNKLYEINENDEIVHWSPYNGEILPGYMFAGTGFWDTFRALYPFLNLAYPSINKKMQQGLANDYKEGGWLPEWSSPGYANIMVGNNSASVVADAYIKGLRGYDTETLWDALVNGANNEGPMTAVGRAGAPYYNELGYVPYDVGVHESAARTLEYAYDDFAIYQFGKAIGKPKKEIKKYKERSMNYKNLFDPSYGLMRGKNEDGSWQEDFNPFRWGNPFTEGNSWHYSWSVFHDVEGLIGLMGGKENFVKKLDSVFSMPPIFDESMYGGVIHEIREMQIADMGQYAHGNQPIQHMIYLYNYAGEPWKAQKWARETMDRMYMATPDGYCGDEDNGQTSAWYVFSALGFYPVTPAVDQYVIGAPLFKKMTVNLENGNKIEINAPKNSDNNKYIKSMKIDGKSYNKNYLKHSDLLDGVTIDIEMSAYPNKNRGTTKDALPYSFSNK, from the coding sequence ATGAAAAAAAAGTTCTTAAAGGTACTGGCCTTTTTTGCCGTATTCAATTATGCGGACGCCCAAAATCATCTTATAGAATCTGTTGAGAATCCTGTAGATTTTGTAAATCCACTAATGGGAACAGACTCTAAACCTGAATTATCTAATGGGAATACGTATCCCGCAGTTGCTGTCCCGTGGGGAATGAACTTGTGGACACCCCAAACAGGTAAAATGGGAAATGGATGGGCGTATACCTATGATGCAGATAAAATACGCGGATTCAAACAAACGCACCAGCCATCTCCTTGGATGAACGATTATGGCCAATTTTCGTTAATGCCGGTTACCGGCGGACTGAAATTTAACCAAGAAGATCGTGCAAGCTGGTTTTCTCATAAAGCTGAAGTATCTACTCCTTATTATTATAAGGTATATCTGGCAGATCACGATGTGACAGTAGAACTTACACCAACCGAGCGTGCCGCCCAGTTCAAAATAACCTTCCCTAAATCTGATAGCTCATACGTAGTTATCGATCCTTTTGATAAAGGTTCTTATGTAAAAGTGATTCCAGAAGAAAATAAGATCATTGGATACACCACAAAATATTCCCGCGGTAAATTAACCAATTTCAAGAATTATTTTGTGATTCAGTTTGATAAACCATTTATTGATGTGAATACTTGGGAAGGTAATAAATTAGCTAAAGGACAGGCTGAAATGGAAACAGATCACGCTGGTGCTATTGTTGGTTTTGATACTAAAGACGGAGCTGTTGTAAATGCAAAAGTGGCTTCTTCTTTTATAAGTTTCGAGCAAGCTCAATTAAATTTGGATCGTGAAATCGCGAGTGATGATTTTGAAACTACAAAGCAAAATGCGCGTGATCTTTGGAACGAAAAATTAGGCAGATTAGAAGTTTCCGGCGGAACGATCGATCAAGTGAGAACATTTTATTCTTGTCTTTACAGAACTTTATTTTTTCCGAATAAATTATACGAAATTAATGAAAACGACGAAATTGTTCACTGGAGCCCTTATAATGGAGAAATTCTTCCTGGTTACATGTTTGCGGGTACTGGTTTTTGGGATACGTTTAGAGCCCTTTACCCATTCCTAAATTTAGCCTATCCTTCTATAAATAAAAAAATGCAACAGGGTCTTGCTAACGATTATAAAGAAGGTGGATGGTTGCCAGAATGGTCTAGCCCCGGTTATGCTAATATTATGGTTGGTAATAACTCCGCTTCTGTTGTTGCAGACGCCTATATAAAAGGTTTACGAGGTTACGATACCGAAACTTTATGGGATGCTTTAGTAAACGGAGCCAATAATGAAGGGCCTATGACGGCTGTAGGACGTGCTGGTGCTCCCTATTATAACGAACTTGGATATGTACCATACGATGTTGGTGTTCACGAAAGCGCTGCAAGAACTTTAGAATATGCCTATGACGATTTTGCTATCTACCAATTTGGAAAAGCGATTGGAAAGCCAAAAAAGGAGATTAAAAAATACAAGGAAAGAAGTATGAATTATAAAAACCTCTTTGACCCTAGCTATGGATTAATGAGAGGTAAAAATGAAGATGGAAGCTGGCAGGAAGATTTTAATCCTTTTAGATGGGGAAATCCTTTTACTGAAGGAAATAGCTGGCACTACAGCTGGTCAGTTTTTCATGATGTTGAAGGTTTAATTGGTCTTATGGGAGGTAAAGAAAACTTTGTAAAGAAATTAGATTCTGTTTTTTCTATGCCTCCAATTTTTGATGAAAGTATGTACGGTGGCGTAATTCACGAAATTCGTGAGATGCAAATTGCAGATATGGGACAATATGCACACGGTAACCAACCTATTCAGCATATGATTTATCTTTATAATTATGCTGGAGAGCCATGGAAAGCTCAAAAATGGGCTAGAGAAACTATGGATAGAATGTACATGGCTACACCAGATGGTTATTGTGGTGATGAAGATAATGGACAAACTTCAGCCTGGTATGTATTCTCTGCTCTAGGTTTTTACCCCGTAACTCCAGCGGTAGATCAATATGTAATAGGAGCTCCGTTATTTAAAAAAATGACTGTGAACCTTGAAAATGGAAATAAGATCGAGATCAATGCTCCAAAAAATAGCGACAATAATAAGTATATTAAGAGTATGAAAATTGATGGAAAGTCTTACAACAAAAACTATTTGAAACATTCAGATTTATTAGATGGCGTAACGATTGATATCGAGATGAGCGCTTACCCAAATAAAAATCGCGGTACTACAAAAGATGCTTTGCCTTATTCATTTTCTAACAAATAG
- a CDS encoding DNA topoisomerase IV subunit B encodes MSQETKYTEDNIRSLDWKEHIRMRPGMYIGKLGDGSSADDGIYILLKEVLDNCIDEFVMGSGKTIEVSVQNQRVIVRDYGRGIPLGKVVDVVSKMNTGGKYDSRAFKKSVGLNGVGTKAVNALSSYFRVESNRDGKSHAAEFEQGNLKEEESLEETSRRRGTKVTFVPDELIFKNFKFRNEYIEKMIKNYVYLNPGLTIIFNGEKFYSENGLKDLLSDTLKQEDRLYPIIHLRGDDIELAITHSKAQYSEEYHSFVNGQNTSQGGTHLAAFREALVKTVREFYGKNYDASDIRKSVVAAISIKVMEPVFESQTKTKLGSTDMGGDFPTVRTYINDFVKRNFDNYLHKNQETADKLQRKILQAERERKDLSGIRKLAKERAKKASLHNKKLRDCRIHLGDSKKERYLETTLFITEGDSASGSITKSRDVNTQAVFSLKGKPLNSYGLSKKIVYENEEFNLLQAALNIEESMEDLRYNNIVIATDADVDGMHIRLLLITFFLQFFPELIKENHLYILQTPLFRVRNKKETIYCYSEYERKRAVEKLKGKVEITRFKGLGEISPDEFKYFIGEDIRLDPVMLDKDKSIEEMLSFYMGKNTPDRQDFIIDNLKVELDLIEELGI; translated from the coding sequence ATGAGTCAGGAAACAAAGTATACTGAAGATAATATTCGGTCGCTAGATTGGAAAGAACATATCCGTATGCGCCCCGGGATGTATATCGGGAAACTGGGAGATGGTTCTAGTGCAGACGACGGAATTTATATTTTATTGAAAGAAGTACTGGATAACTGTATCGATGAGTTTGTTATGGGATCTGGTAAAACGATCGAGGTTTCTGTACAAAATCAGCGTGTTATCGTTAGGGATTATGGTCGTGGTATTCCGCTAGGGAAGGTGGTAGATGTGGTTTCTAAAATGAATACCGGTGGTAAATACGATTCCAGGGCGTTTAAAAAATCTGTTGGATTAAACGGTGTTGGTACCAAAGCTGTAAATGCGCTTTCTTCTTATTTTAGAGTTGAATCTAATAGAGACGGGAAATCCCATGCAGCAGAATTTGAACAGGGAAATTTAAAGGAAGAAGAATCATTAGAAGAAACTTCTCGTCGCCGTGGTACCAAAGTAACTTTTGTACCAGATGAGCTTATTTTTAAAAACTTCAAGTTTAGAAATGAGTACATCGAAAAAATGATTAAAAATTATGTGTATCTAAATCCTGGATTAACTATAATTTTTAATGGAGAAAAGTTTTATTCAGAAAATGGATTAAAAGATCTTTTAAGTGATACATTAAAACAAGAAGATCGATTATATCCAATTATACATTTACGGGGTGATGATATCGAGCTGGCGATTACGCATAGTAAAGCTCAATACAGCGAAGAGTATCACTCTTTTGTAAATGGTCAAAATACTTCGCAAGGTGGGACACATCTTGCTGCTTTTAGAGAAGCTTTGGTGAAAACCGTTAGAGAATTCTACGGAAAAAATTATGACGCTTCAGATATTAGAAAATCTGTGGTAGCAGCTATTTCCATTAAAGTAATGGAACCGGTTTTTGAAAGTCAGACCAAAACAAAATTAGGTTCTACCGATATGGGAGGAGATTTTCCAACTGTAAGAACCTATATCAATGATTTTGTAAAGCGTAATTTTGATAATTATCTGCATAAAAATCAAGAAACTGCAGATAAACTTCAGCGTAAAATATTACAGGCCGAGCGCGAAAGAAAGGATCTTTCAGGAATAAGAAAATTAGCTAAAGAAAGAGCAAAGAAAGCCAGCCTGCATAATAAGAAACTAAGAGATTGCAGAATCCATTTAGGGGATAGTAAAAAAGAGCGATATTTAGAGACCACGCTTTTTATTACCGAGGGTGATTCGGCTAGTGGATCTATTACCAAGTCACGCGATGTTAACACGCAAGCTGTTTTTAGTTTGAAAGGAAAACCACTGAATAGCTATGGGTTGAGTAAAAAAATTGTTTACGAAAACGAAGAATTTAATCTTTTACAGGCAGCTCTTAATATCGAGGAGTCTATGGAGGATCTTCGCTATAATAATATCGTGATCGCAACAGATGCCGATGTAGATGGAATGCATATTCGCTTATTATTAATTACATTTTTTCTTCAGTTTTTCCCTGAATTGATAAAAGAAAATCATCTTTATATTTTACAAACACCACTATTTAGAGTGCGAAATAAAAAGGAAACTATTTATTGCTACTCTGAATATGAACGAAAAAGGGCTGTTGAAAAACTTAAAGGAAAGGTTGAAATAACTCGATTTAAAGGTCTAGGGGAGATATCTCCAGATGAATTTAAATATTTTATTGGTGAAGATATACGATTGGATCCCGTGATGTTGGATAAAGATAAATCTATCGAAGAAATGCTTAGCTTTTACATGGGAAAAAATACACCCGATAGACAGGATTTTATTATTGATAATTTGAAGGTCGAACTAGATCTTATCGAAGAATTGGGAATATGA